A stretch of Besnoitia besnoiti strain Bb-Ger1 chromosome V, whole genome shotgun sequence DNA encodes these proteins:
- a CDS encoding hypothetical protein (encoded by transcript BESB_063360) has product MVFPSGLRPSATAVVGRRVVSLRLGQQRYYKLLERGFTVSQGPNRFPGVRRLKTIPQSSVLDWFKKRGSSANVDPATQTAPGPTDYGGTRTDISKTVRESGTSSSQNLSDVQFPSSGTPTDREERSKKHAAFPSTHVHGETEGEMDGAERGNNPQDKQITVEGMPQTETGPQPPASADADAREGKSSYPPYMYPMDPDEQPKGPPEPPQKRSSGHHGKHPK; this is encoded by the coding sequence ATGGTCTTTCCCAGCGGTCTGCGGCCATCCGCAACTGCTGTGGTGGGCCGGCGAGTCGTTTCGCTTCGTCTGGGACAGCAACGATATTACAAGTTGCTTGAACGTGGATTCACCGTCTCTCAAGGGCCAAACCGTTTTCCTGGCGTGCGCCGACTGAAGACGATCCCGCAATCTTCTGTTCTTGACTGGTtcaagaagagaggcagctCTGCGAACGTCGATCCTGCTACCCAAACTGCCCCAGGGCCCACAGATTACGGTGGTACTCGCACAGACATTAGCAAAACGGTAAGGGAATCAGGCACGTCAAGTTCTCAGAATCTGTCTGACGTTCAGTTCCCGAGCTCGGGTACTCCGACCGACAGGGAAGAGCGGTCAAAAAAGCACGCGGCATTTCCTTCCACACACGTTCACGGAGAAACAGAAGGGGAAATggacggcgcggagagaggcaacAACCCTCAGGACAAGCAGATTACTGTTGAAGGGATGCCCCAAACGGAGACAGGACCTCAGCCACCGGCATCGGCAGACGCTGATGCGCGTGAAGGGAAGTCCAGCTATCCACCTTACATGTATCCTATGGATCCGGATGAGCAGCCGAAGGGCCCACCAGAACCACCGCAGAAGCGGAGCAGCGGCCACCATGGAAAGCATCCGAAATAA